CCAGGGGCGGCGATACAAAGCCACAAACTCAGCAATACTGGACTTGTGCATCTGAGCCGAGATTTCCGCTAACTTCTCGCCCAGCCTCTCGAGGATTAGGGAATCCCTTTCTTCCATGACGCCTCCCTCCCTGCCGATGGTGACCTTTCGGCATTAACTACTGTGTCCTGCCACAGGGATTATCAATCAGAGGATAGTCACCAGTCCGACCAGAGACTAACCAAGGAGAGATAAAAAGAGCACCCTACCATCCTGCGACAATGGTAAGGTGCCTGGAAAAACGCCTATTCTTGATCGACAAAATAAGTGGTCACAACATCGTTACAACGATGACACAGACCCTCCATCTCCTGATGCCCGACCTCTGGGGTATACTTCCAGCAGCGCTGACATTTTTCCCCTGGGGCCCTTTCCACTACCACCGCTAAGTCTCCTTCATAGCGGCGAGCCTGCTCTGGAAGCTCCTCGCCACTGGAGCGTATGTCAACGGAGGAAACAATGAACAGGCGGGCTAGCTCCTCGTTGGAGAATTTCTGAAGCAGGGCCTCCTGCCCCTGGGAGGATGGGTATAGAACAACCTGGGCATCGTTGGAGCTGCCGATTTCCTTGTTGGCTCTTGACTCCTCAAGGGCCTTGGAGACATCGGAGCGCACCGCTAACAGCTGCGTCCACACCTCTTCCAGCTGATCGTCCCTCCACTCCTCGGGGATTTCCTCCACCAAAGCCAAGTGCACGCAATCGGCTTCCTTCTCTCCCGGGATAAACTGCCAGACTTCGTCGGCAGTATGGGGAATAATCGGACCCAGCAGCTTAGCTAGAATTCTCACCAGATGATACATCACCGTTTGAGCAGCCCTGCGATCCAAACCATCGGGTTCGTCGCAGTATAAAGTGTCCTTCAGGACATCAAGGTAAAAGCCGCCCAACTCCACGGAACAGAAGTGGTGGACCGAATGGTAGATGATGTGGAATTCACACTCATTGTAGGCGGTTAACACCCGATCCTGCAACCGACTAACCCGATTGAGCATGAACCGTTCTAGCTCCGGCAAATTGTCGTAGGGTACGGCATCGGAAGCTGGATCAAAGTCGTTAAGGTTACTGAGCAGGAATCGCATGGTGTTGCGAATTCTGCGATAGGCATCGGCCCGTTGGTTCATGATTTCATCGGAGAACCGAATATCGCCGCGGTAATCCGATGAGGCCGCCCACAGCCGCAAAATGTCAGCACCCCACTTGTTACACACATCCATCGGTGCGATGACGTTCCCCAAGGACTTTGACATCTTGAAGCCTTCGCCGTCGAGAATAAACCCGTGGGTCAAGACAGCTTTGTAGGGAGCCTGCCCATAGGCTGCGACGGAAGTTAGCAAGGAGGATTGGAACCAACCACGATGCTGATCGCTGCCCTCCAGATAAAGATCCGCTGGCCATGTCAATTCTGGCCGCTGCTGCAGTACTCCCCCATGGCTGGTTCCAGAGTCAAACCAGACATCCATGATGTCCGTTTCCTTGCGGAACTTGTCATGGCCACAGTGGGGACAGGTATATCCTTCCGGTAACAGCTCCTCTGCCTCTCTGGCAAACCAAGCATCGGAACCTTCCTCAGCAAAAATCTGGCAAAGGGATTCCAAGGTGTCATCATTGATGATGAACTCACCGCAAGAATCGCAGTAGAAAATCGGGATGGGAACTCCCCATACCCTCTGGCGGGAGACACACCAATCGTTGCGTTCAGCTACCATATTGCTGATCCGATCGATTCCCCAGGCAGGAATCCACTTGACATCCTGGATCGCTGCCAAGGCTTCCTTTCTAAACCCTTCCACAGAAGCAAACCACTGGGAGGTAGCCCGAAACACCACTGGATGTTTGCATCGCCAACAGTGGGGATATTGGTGCTCCACCTCTTGGGAGTGCAACAATGCTCCTACTTCCCGCAGGTCCTGGACAATTACTGGGTTGGCAGCATCCAATTCCATGCCGGCATATTTTCCTGCTTCCTGGGTAAACCTACCCTGCTCATCCACGGGTGCATAAACCGGCAGTCCGTACCTTAGTCCAACCTCGTAGTCCTCGAGACCATGGCCCGGTGCGGTGTGGACACACCCGGTACCCTGCTCTAAGGTCACATGTTCCCCGAGAATAACCAGAGAATCGCCGCCGGTGAGGGGATGTTCACACACCACCCGCTCCAGCTCCGAACCAGACCACCGGGCCAGAACCCCCTTGACCTTTAGACCCGTTTCCTCACAGACCTGAGCCACAAGATCGGCAGCCATGATTAGCTTGCCTTGATCGGTGTCCAGCAGGTGGTACTCAAAATCAGGATGAAGGGTGATAGCCAAGTTGGCAGGAATGGTCCATGGTGTAGTGGTCCAAATCACGAAATAAACCCCATCCTCGGTGATGACGCCCTGGGTCTCCTTGACGGCAAACTTCACGTAAATAGCCGGCGAGGTATGATCATGGTACTCAATCTCTGCCTCCGCCAGGGCAGTCTCGCACTGGGCACACCAATACACCGGCTTGAGCCCCTTGTAAATATAACCCTTTTTCGCCATTTCTCCGAAGATCTGAATCTGTTTGACCTCGTACTCCGGAGTCAGGGTTAGGTAGGGGTTGTCCCAATCTCCCCAGATGCCTAAGCGCTTAAACTCCTCCCGTTGGACCGCTACCCACTTGAGGGCAAACTCTCGGCACTTTTTCCGCAGCTCCAGGGCTGAAATGCTGTGCCGGTCCAGGCCCAGGGACTTGACCACCGCGTGCTCTACCGGCAGTCCATGGGTATCCCATCCCGGTACATAGGGGGAGTAATATCCCTGCATGCTCTTAGAACGCACCACAAAATCCTTGAGAATCTTGTTCAACGCGGTGCCTAAGTGAATGTGGCCATTGGCATAGGGAGGTCCATCATGGAGAATAAAGGATTCTCTATCCTTCCGGGATTCGATTAGCTGCTGATATGCTCCACGCTGCTCCCAATCTGCCTGCATCTGCGGTTCCCGCTTGGCCAAATTGCCCCGCATTGGAAATTCCGTCTTCGGCAAAATCACTGTCTTGCGATAATCCATTGCCTTCCCCTCCACAAAATTCAACTCGTCGGCAAAACTTGTGTATAAAAAAATCCCGTCCCCTTGAGGACGAGATCATTTTCCCGCGCTACCACCTCAGTTGAAACAAACCAAAATAAAGGTCGTTCCCACCTCGCTGGGGCCAATAACGGTGCCCTGCCGACCAAAACTACTACTGGGAACCTCTGTCCACCAGTCTTCGCTTCGGTGACTCCGAGATGATCTTCGCTGAAGTCCGCCATCCCGAGCTCTCACCTTACCTCGGTTCTCTGTATGGCCGTCGAGCATCAGCTACTCTTCTCTTCATCGTCTGTAGCAATATCCGATAGGATCATCCTGCGATCATCCACAATGAATTATACACTGTATTATACTAAACTGACACCAGGGTCGTCAACACGAGGTATGGCGATTCAGCCTCATGCCTCGTCGTCGCTGGCGGCAATTTCCGCATCTGGAACAATCCCAGAGGTGAAGCCTCCTACGCCCACGCTGGGTACCCGGCGAATCCTGCCGGTTTCCACCCCTTCCAGTAGCTCCAGGGCATCCTGGGTCTGCCTAATAAAGGCTCGCATTTGTCGGATCAGTTCTGCCTGTCTTCTCTCAAGCTGACGGACTTGGTCCTCCGTCTCCATCACCGCTTCTCGAGCACGCCGCTGGATGGTCTCCGCCTCATTTCGGGCCTGCATCACGATAGACTCAGCTTCTTGGCGTGCGGCATCGATCATCGCTTTGGCATCAAGCTGTGCCGACTCCCTTACAGACTCCGCGGTTTCCTTTGCCAGCTCTACCGCTTCCAGAATACTGGACTCCATCCGAGTGCTGTGGTCCAACTTCTCCTGGAGCTTGGCAATGGTGGCCTTCAGTTCCTCGTTTTCTCGGTAAATCGTCTCGTATTCGGTGAAAATCCGACTGGTGAACTCATCTACCTGCTTAGGATCATATCCTCGCCAGACCGTCCGAAACTCCATATTCTGGATATCCATCGGTTTTAGCATCACCAACACCTCCCATTAGATGCCAGGACTAGATGAATCGCTTTAAGAGCACACTTATCCGACCCTTCCTCGTCGTTCCCATTACCTCTGCGATTTCCACTCGACCTCTGCCCCTAATCGAAATCACGTCGCCCTGAGCTACGGAGGCGCTGGGGTTAGTAACCGACTGCCAGTTGACCTTGACCCTTTCGGCTTTGATCTCCTTGGCCATTTTGGTTCGAGACGTACCAAATCCAGCCCCAGCGATGGCATCCAAACGCAGCGAAGCTACCGTTGTGCGAATTTCCTTTACTCGCTCAGACCCCACCGCCAACTGTTCTGGCTCAATGGGGAAGACACGAATAGGGACCCGATGAACAGCCTGCCAGTGATTCTGGATGTAGTCGGCCACATCCTTGACCACCACTACCTGGCATCCCGTATCGGTTAGCAGTATATCTCCGACCTTCGACCGCTTGATCCCAGAAGCCAACAAACTTCCCAAAAAGTCCCGATGGGAAACTGCTTCAAAGGAAAAATCCCCTTCGGCCTGCAGGCACTGCAAAGGTAGTTCCAGGATCTCCGTCAAGTAATAGTCGGGATAGATGGCCAGGATCCTTCTCTCTGCCTCTCGGTATCCGCCACTGGAAAAATAGGCCAGCCCCTGGATGCCCCGCAGGATTCCAACGGCGATATCTACCCCCCTGGGATCGAGAAAATCGGTAAACCTGGGATCGTTGTTGCGGTATACCTGCTCAGCCAAGTCAATTACTCGGCTGCCTAACTCCCGTTCTTCGGGATCCGATAAATGGGACAACAGCCGTTCACGATCAAACATAGAAGCCTCTCCTATTCTTCAACCCATCGTCACCAAAAAACAAACCGTATCATTGAAATCAGTAAGCGACGCACCATACCAAGGATAAAGAACACAATAATCGGGGATAAGTCAAACCCGTTCAGTGGAGGAATCATGTTCCGGAAGGGAGCCAGGACCGGTTCCGTCACTCGGTAGATGAACTGAATCACCGGATGATCGGGATCAAGATTTGGCAACCAAGATAACAAAATCCTAGCCAGTAATATCCATGTATAAAGCTCGATCCCGGTGCTGACCAACCAAATCAATAAACCTCGCATCAGCTATCCCTCCCCATTTCTTCGGCCCTTGCCTTTGCCGCCAACACTGCCTCGATAATTCCCGAGCGCACGCCCTTTGCCTCCAATACCCGGAGTCCGGCAGCAGTAGTTCCTCCCGGAGAGGTGACCTGAGCCGCAAGAACCGCGGGATGCTCACCGGAAGACTTCACCATCTTTGCCGCACCAATCACTGTCTCAAGGGCCAATTGCCTAGACACCTGGCGACTTAAGCCCGCAGTTACCCCGGCACTGATGAGGGATTCAAGCATCAAATACACGTAGGCAGGCCCACTTCCGCTCAGAGCCGTCACCGCATTCATCTGCGTCTCAGCCACAACCACGACGCTGCCGACGCTTTCCAGCAGGCGGCACAACCGCCCTTGTCTCTCATCGCTGACATTGGCTGCAAAGCTCACCGCGATGGCACCATGACCAATCAGGGCCGGCGTGTTGGGCATAACTCGAGCCACTTCACATCCCGCGGGCAATTGTTGCTGGAGGAAGTTTAGGTCAATTCCCGCCGCCAGGGAAACCACCAAGTGATCCTCCAGCTTGGGAGCAATAATCTTAAGTAACTTCGGCAATTGCTGGGGTTTGACGGCAAGAATGATGCAGCGGCTAGTGCCCACCAAATCTGCCAGCGTAGGCACAATCCGACAGCCCGTTTCCTGGGCAACTTTGCCGACCCTTTCCCGATCAATATCGTAGAGACCCACGGCCTGGGCCGCGACGGAACCGCTGCTGACAAATCCCTTGACCAAGGCGGATCCCATGGCCCCGACGCCAACAATTCCGATGGTCCATTGATCCATGGACATCTCCTCCCGGTGACCCTTGGCACACCTACTCTTCCGACAACCCGCTGTCCTGCATGATAGCACTTTCCCGAATTGCCGCTGCATAGCTATCGGCATCAACAACTACAGACTTGGGAGCAAAGACAAAAATTCCCTCTGCTACCCTCTGGACATCACCATCCAGGGCATAGGCAACGCCGCTCATGAAATCAACGATTCGCTTCGCCAGATCTCGCTCCAAGGCCTCTAAGGTTACGATCACCGCTTTGTCATTTTTCAGGTGATTAGCCAATTCCTCAACGTCTGAATACCCTTGAGGCGCCAGGATCAAAACCTTGGCTTCTTGACCACTTGCCGGTCCTTCCTGCCCTGTCCCCTCATAGGACAAGGAGTCCCCACCGGTGCTGACTTCATCCTCGACCGCGGCCACCTCATCTTCAAATCCGATGATGCTTAATAGTTTGTCCCACATCTTCCCTGCCACAATCTTCACCCCATCCCAAAGGTCTGCAACAATCACGCAAAGAGAGCCGAACCAATTCTTACCATAGTCGCTCCCTCTTCAACGGCGATGGCATAGTCATTGGACATTCCCATCGACAACTCATCCATGTGCACGCCCGGCATGTTCTGTGCTTTAATCTGCTCCGCCAGCCTGCGCAAACTGCGAAACACCGGTCTGGTGTCCTCAGGATTGGAGTGATGGGGAGCCATGGTCATCAAACCCTTGACCGTCACATGGGGCAGTTGATGTATCCCTTCCAGCACCGAATGCAGCTCCTCTGGCGAAAAGCCGAATTTCGTTGCTTCCCCTGAGACGTTCACTTGCAACAAACACGGCGTGACCTTACCGAGCCTTGCCCCTTGCTTGTCAATTTCCACCAACAATCGCCAGCTGTCAACGGAATGAATCAAATCAACCAGCTGCAGGCAGCGTGCCACCTTATTCCGCTGTAGGTGTCCGATCATGTGAGCGACAAAATTCTTACCTTCCAGTTGAGTTAACTTGGCTTCAGCCGCTTGCACTCGGCTTTCGCCAATGTGGGTAATTCCCGCGTCCAGCAAGGCCTGTATCTCCGGTACATCTACGTACTTAGTGACCGCGACTATCGTCACTTCTTCCGGAGACCGCCCCGCCCGCTCACAGGCCATAGCAATCTGGTTCTTCACAAATTCAACGTTCTTAGCAATACTCATGTCGTAACGACACACCTTCTACCAATCACTATTAGCAAATCTTCGCCATACCGCAATAAATCCAATACCAAAGGGCAATTAACGTAAGACTTTCTGATTTTGTCACAGATATTACAAGTGCTTCTCCAAGCCCAGGGTATAATCCTGCCGCCAGTAAGGTCATTTCTCCCAACAACAAGGGCCAGACACCGCAGCGTCTGACCCCTTCTGACATCCCCTATCTAGCCACCCAGATAGGCCCGTTGTACCCGATCGTCGGCAGCCACCTCTGAGGCCGGCCCCGACAAGGCAATACGACCGTTCTCAATCACATAGGCTTGGTCCGCGATGGAAAGGGCCATATGGGCGTTTTGTTCGACCAACAGCACCGTCATGCCCGCAGCTCTAATTTCCTCGACAATGGCAAATATCTCCCTCACCAACAAAGGCGCCAGTCCCATAGAGGGCTCATCAAGGATCAACAATTGTGGAGCAGACATCAACCCCCGACCCATGGCCACCATCTGCTGCTCCCCGCCGCTTAAGGTACCCGCGGCTTGGTGCCGGCGCTCCTTCAGGCGGGGAAATAGCTCAAAGACCCACTCCAGGTCCCGATTAATCCCGGCGGCGTCCTTGCGCCGATAGGCTCCCAGTTCCAGATTCTCCAATACCGTCATCTCGCCAAAGAGCCGACGCCCCTCTGGAACATGGGAAACACCTTTACTGACAATCCCATGGGGAGACACCCCGGTGATATCCTCGCCTTCCAGGATAATCTTCCCCTGCCTGGGGTGCAGTAGTCCGGAAATCGTTCGCAAAGTTGTGCTCTTGCCGGCACCGTTAGCTCCGATGAGGGTTACAATCTCTCCCCGTTGAACAGAAAGAGACACACCTTTCAGGGCGTGTATCGCACCATAATAGACATTCAGGTCTTTGACTTCCAGCATCTACTTCGCCTCCTGTCCCAGATAAGCTTCGATCACCTTTGGATTGGCCTTAATCTCATCGGGAACTCCTTCGGCGATTTTAACTCCGTAGTCCAAGACCGCAATGCGATCGCAGATCTGCATGACAAACTTCATATCATGTTCGATCAGCAATACCGTCAGGTCAAATCGCTCCTTAACCCACTGGATTAGTTCCAACAACTCAGCGGTTTCCCTGGGGTTCATCCCGGCTGCCGGCTCATCCAACAACAACAGCTTTGGATTGGTGGCCAAGGCCCGGGCAATCTCCAATCGCCGCTGTTGTCCGTAGGGCAAGCTGCCGGCCATCTCATCCCTACGCTGGGCCAGGTCGAAGATCTCCAACAACTCCAGAGCTTCTTGATAGATCTGCCTCTCTCCCCGCAGAAAACGCGGTAATCGACCGATGGCTTCCAAGAGGCCATACTGCGAGCGGGAGTGAAACCCAATGGTAACATTGTCCACTACTGACAGATTTTGGAACAACCTAATGTTCTGAAAGGTACGGGCAACCCCCAGTTGATTTACCTGAAAGGGCTTTAGCCCCACCAAACTCCGGCCCAAGAAGTCGATGGAACCCGACGTAGGGATATACATCCCCGTCAGACAGTTAAAGACGGTGGTTTTCCCTGCTCCGTTGGGGCCAATTAAACCGAAAATCTCCCCGGGGGCCAAGTCCAGATCTAGGCGATTTACCGCCCGCAATCCCCCGAACTGCATTACCAAATTCCTTACAGATAGTAACGTCATTGGAATTCCCCTCCCCGACCGGATCCCCGACCGGACACTTCACTCTGCACCGGCGCCACCGGGGAGTGGGTTTTTCTCCTGCGCACCGGTAACAAGTCCGTCAGTTCCAAATGTCCCAACAAGCCCTGGGGTCGCAGCGGCATCAAAGTCACCAAAATCGCGGAGTAAACGATCATCCGGTACTCGGAAAAGCCCCGCAGTGCCTCCGGAAGGATAGTTAAGGTAGTTGCCGCCAGCACTGAACCCGTCAGGCTGCCCATGCCGCCTAACACAACCATCGTTAGGATTTCAATGGATTTCATGAAAGCAAAGGATTTGGGGTCGATGAACATCTGAAAGTGGGCAAACAAGGCCCCAGCCACGCCGGCAAAGGCAGCACCGATGGCAAAGGCCAACACCTTATATTTCGTGGTGTCAACTCCCATTGCTTCGCTGGCGATCTCATCCTCTCGAATCGAAAAAAGAGCCCTACCATGAGATGAGTTCTTAATATTGCTGATTACTATCAGGGTAAGGATAGCGACCGCCTCGACCCAGAAA
This sequence is a window from Bacillota bacterium. Protein-coding genes within it:
- the ileS gene encoding isoleucine--tRNA ligase, translating into MDYRKTVILPKTEFPMRGNLAKREPQMQADWEQRGAYQQLIESRKDRESFILHDGPPYANGHIHLGTALNKILKDFVVRSKSMQGYYSPYVPGWDTHGLPVEHAVVKSLGLDRHSISALELRKKCREFALKWVAVQREEFKRLGIWGDWDNPYLTLTPEYEVKQIQIFGEMAKKGYIYKGLKPVYWCAQCETALAEAEIEYHDHTSPAIYVKFAVKETQGVITEDGVYFVIWTTTPWTIPANLAITLHPDFEYHLLDTDQGKLIMAADLVAQVCEETGLKVKGVLARWSGSELERVVCEHPLTGGDSLVILGEHVTLEQGTGCVHTAPGHGLEDYEVGLRYGLPVYAPVDEQGRFTQEAGKYAGMELDAANPVIVQDLREVGALLHSQEVEHQYPHCWRCKHPVVFRATSQWFASVEGFRKEALAAIQDVKWIPAWGIDRISNMVAERNDWCVSRQRVWGVPIPIFYCDSCGEFIINDDTLESLCQIFAEEGSDAWFAREAEELLPEGYTCPHCGHDKFRKETDIMDVWFDSGTSHGGVLQQRPELTWPADLYLEGSDQHRGWFQSSLLTSVAAYGQAPYKAVLTHGFILDGEGFKMSKSLGNVIAPMDVCNKWGADILRLWAASSDYRGDIRFSDEIMNQRADAYRRIRNTMRFLLSNLNDFDPASDAVPYDNLPELERFMLNRVSRLQDRVLTAYNECEFHIIYHSVHHFCSVELGGFYLDVLKDTLYCDEPDGLDRRAAQTVMYHLVRILAKLLGPIIPHTADEVWQFIPGEKEADCVHLALVEEIPEEWRDDQLEEVWTQLLAVRSDVSKALEESRANKEIGSSNDAQVVLYPSSQGQEALLQKFSNEELARLFIVSSVDIRSSGEELPEQARRYEGDLAVVVERAPGEKCQRCWKYTPEVGHQEMEGLCHRCNDVVTTYFVDQE
- a CDS encoding DivIVA domain-containing protein encodes the protein MLKPMDIQNMEFRTVWRGYDPKQVDEFTSRIFTEYETIYRENEELKATIAKLQEKLDHSTRMESSILEAVELAKETAESVRESAQLDAKAMIDAARQEAESIVMQARNEAETIQRRAREAVMETEDQVRQLERRQAELIRQMRAFIRQTQDALELLEGVETGRIRRVPSVGVGGFTSGIVPDAEIAASDDEA
- a CDS encoding photosystem II S4 domain protein, giving the protein MFDRERLLSHLSDPEERELGSRVIDLAEQVYRNNDPRFTDFLDPRGVDIAVGILRGIQGLAYFSSGGYREAERRILAIYPDYYLTEILELPLQCLQAEGDFSFEAVSHRDFLGSLLASGIKRSKVGDILLTDTGCQVVVVKDVADYIQNHWQAVHRVPIRVFPIEPEQLAVGSERVKEIRTTVASLRLDAIAGAGFGTSRTKMAKEIKAERVKVNWQSVTNPSASVAQGDVISIRGRGRVEIAEVMGTTRKGRISVLLKRFI
- a CDS encoding YggT family protein; its protein translation is MRGLLIWLVSTGIELYTWILLARILLSWLPNLDPDHPVIQFIYRVTEPVLAPFRNMIPPLNGFDLSPIIVFFILGMVRRLLISMIRFVFW
- the proC gene encoding pyrroline-5-carboxylate reductase; the protein is MDQWTIGIVGVGAMGSALVKGFVSSGSVAAQAVGLYDIDRERVGKVAQETGCRIVPTLADLVGTSRCIILAVKPQQLPKLLKIIAPKLEDHLVVSLAAGIDLNFLQQQLPAGCEVARVMPNTPALIGHGAIAVSFAANVSDERQGRLCRLLESVGSVVVVAETQMNAVTALSGSGPAYVYLMLESLISAGVTAGLSRQVSRQLALETVIGAAKMVKSSGEHPAVLAAQVTSPGGTTAAGLRVLEAKGVRSGIIEAVLAAKARAEEMGRDS
- a CDS encoding cell division protein SepF, with the translated sequence MAGKMWDKLLSIIGFEDEVAAVEDEVSTGGDSLSYEGTGQEGPASGQEAKVLILAPQGYSDVEELANHLKNDKAVIVTLEALERDLAKRIVDFMSGVAYALDGDVQRVAEGIFVFAPKSVVVDADSYAAAIRESAIMQDSGLSEE
- a CDS encoding YggS family pyridoxal phosphate-dependent enzyme; the protein is MSIAKNVEFVKNQIAMACERAGRSPEEVTIVAVTKYVDVPEIQALLDAGITHIGESRVQAAEAKLTQLEGKNFVAHMIGHLQRNKVARCLQLVDLIHSVDSWRLLVEIDKQGARLGKVTPCLLQVNVSGEATKFGFSPEELHSVLEGIHQLPHVTVKGLMTMAPHHSNPEDTRPVFRSLRRLAEQIKAQNMPGVHMDELSMGMSNDYAIAVEEGATMVRIGSALFA
- a CDS encoding branched-chain amino acid ABC transporter permease gives rise to the protein MTREPATWRIWLHRGIIGLLVLGLIAVNVGVYTWYIDYYLIGILTLVGINIILAASLNLINGYTGQFSIGHAGFMAVGAYGSALISINLGWPFVVTLFSAALMAGLLGVVIGLPTLRLRGDYLAIATLGFGEIIRVLILNLPFTGGPRGLPGIPPKTTFFWVEAVAILTLIVISNIKNSSHGRALFSIREDEIASEAMGVDTTKYKVLAFAIGAAFAGVAGALFAHFQMFIDPKSFAFMKSIEILTMVVLGGMGSLTGSVLAATTLTILPEALRGFSEYRMIVYSAILVTLMPLRPQGLLGHLELTDLLPVRRRKTHSPVAPVQSEVSGRGSGRGGEFQ